A window of the Euzebya sp. genome harbors these coding sequences:
- a CDS encoding pyridoxamine 5'-phosphate oxidase family protein codes for MTYISRTKLVEVDEDTAWALLRDHQYGVGRIAFGGPPPELLPVNYLLDGHAIIIQTGEGQLHDTAERAAQVTFEIDHVQAAGYAERASGWSVVAKGPLTVVADGSLKAYLRLGHLKPAPGGFKPYFVRLDVDRITGRRF; via the coding sequence ATGACGTACATCTCACGGACCAAGCTGGTCGAGGTCGACGAGGACACGGCCTGGGCGCTGCTCCGGGACCACCAGTACGGCGTCGGCCGCATCGCCTTCGGCGGACCGCCGCCAGAGCTGCTCCCCGTCAACTACCTCCTCGACGGCCACGCCATCATCATCCAGACCGGCGAGGGCCAACTGCACGACACCGCGGAGCGGGCCGCGCAGGTGACGTTCGAGATCGACCACGTCCAGGCGGCCGGCTACGCCGAGCGGGCCAGCGGGTGGAGCGTCGTGGCCAAGGGACCGCTCACGGTCGTGGCCGACGGCTCGCTGAAGGCCTACCTGCGCCTGGGCCACCTCAAGCCGGCGCCGGGCGGTTTCAAGCCGTACTTCGTCCGCCTCGACGTCGACCGGATCACCGGCCGTCGCTTCTGA
- a CDS encoding GAF domain-containing sensor histidine kinase, with product MTTPRHPDGPDAPDASASSAERAGGIAAALATVAESLGGEITLDRLLPQIVSAARAATGARYGALGVLAEGRERIVHFIHEGMDPATVRSIGAPPTGKGVLGELIHRPSLIVSEDLGTHPSSVGFPANHPPMHTFLGLPVRAGGRIYGNLYLTEKAGGFDERDVDVVTVLSAVAGLAINAAQLAEVRRTIAVQDERDRISRDLHDGVIQVLFSIGMGLEGVRPLIGSDPDRVTQRVDQTIDQLDATIKEIRGTIFTLRSEQTSDTSLEKGLVELIDEYERNAELALSAEIGSSLDLHVSDDVVPDVLHIAREALSNAAKHAAPELVRVRAEVEHEVLVLEILDDGRGFDADTVVPGHGLGNMAERAALLGADLSITSEPDRGTAVQLAVPLTTEELP from the coding sequence GTGACCACCCCACGACACCCCGACGGGCCCGACGCGCCGGACGCCTCGGCGTCGAGCGCGGAGCGCGCCGGGGGCATCGCCGCGGCGCTGGCGACCGTGGCGGAGTCCCTCGGCGGCGAGATCACGCTCGACCGCCTCCTCCCCCAGATCGTGTCCGCCGCGCGTGCGGCCACCGGGGCGCGCTACGGAGCGCTCGGCGTCCTGGCCGAGGGCCGCGAGCGCATCGTCCACTTCATCCACGAGGGGATGGACCCGGCCACCGTGCGGTCCATCGGGGCGCCCCCGACCGGCAAGGGCGTGCTGGGCGAGCTGATCCACCGGCCGTCGCTGATCGTGTCCGAGGACCTCGGCACCCACCCCTCCTCCGTGGGGTTCCCCGCCAACCACCCGCCGATGCACACCTTCCTCGGGTTGCCGGTCCGCGCGGGCGGGCGGATCTACGGCAACCTCTACCTGACCGAGAAGGCGGGCGGGTTCGACGAGCGGGACGTCGACGTCGTCACGGTCCTGTCGGCCGTCGCCGGGTTGGCGATCAACGCCGCGCAGCTCGCGGAGGTCCGGCGGACGATCGCGGTGCAGGACGAGCGCGACCGGATCAGCCGCGACCTGCACGACGGCGTGATCCAGGTGCTGTTCAGCATCGGGATGGGGCTCGAGGGCGTCCGGCCGCTGATCGGCTCAGACCCGGACCGCGTCACCCAGCGGGTGGACCAGACGATCGACCAGCTCGACGCCACCATCAAGGAGATCCGCGGGACGATCTTCACCCTCCGGTCGGAGCAGACGTCCGACACCAGCCTCGAGAAGGGGCTCGTGGAGCTCATCGACGAGTACGAGCGCAACGCCGAGCTGGCGCTGTCCGCGGAGATCGGCTCGTCGCTCGACCTCCACGTCTCCGACGACGTCGTGCCGGACGTGCTCCACATCGCCCGCGAGGCGCTGTCGAACGCGGCCAAGCACGCCGCGCCCGAGCTGGTGCGGGTCCGGGCGGAGGTCGAGCACGAGGTGCTGGTCCTCGAGATCCTCGACGACGGTCGCGGCTTCGACGCCGACACCGTGGTGCCCGGCCACGGCCTCGGCAACATGGCCGAGCGGGCCGCGCTGCTCGGCGCGGACCTGTCCATCACCTCAGAACCCGACCGGGGGACGGCCGTCCAGCTCGCGGTGCCCCTGACCACGGAGGAGCTCCCGTGA